In Leucoraja erinacea ecotype New England unplaced genomic scaffold, Leri_hhj_1 Leri_209S, whole genome shotgun sequence, a single window of DNA contains:
- the LOC129716326 gene encoding zinc finger protein 239-like — MTGHKEKRYECDVCGKAWQYPSELEVHRRVHTGERPFDCSDCGKSFTCMSVLRVHRQVHTEERPFECSNCSKSFKTAHELERHRRVHTGEKPYGCSTCGTSFAWLSGLREHQWVHMGEKPHGCSTCGKSFGQLWRLQEHQRVHSSERPFSCSICDKGFKSCKTLKVHRRLHTGERPYICSECGKSFTQSGTLLSHQHTHTGERPYTCSDCGKGFNHSSNLLVHQRTHTGERPFTCTQCSKSFTQSSSLLSHQRTHTGERPFTCSDCGKGFICSNSLLSHQRVHDSGRPFSSPVCGKRFSMDSHALSHQRVHTSGQPYDCPYCGESLDSSRGLRQHLRAHAGDQLHPLRQEFQESTRAVGEPADTHQRETP, encoded by the coding sequence atgacggggcacaaggagaagcgttatgagtgcgacgtgtgtggcaaagCCTGGCAGTACCCGAGCGAGCTGGAggtccaccggcgggtgcacacaggAGAACGTCCCTTtgactgctccgactgcggcaagagctttaccTGTATGTCGGTGCTGCGGGTGCACCGGCAGGTGCACACGGAAGAACGCCCCTTTGAATGCTCCAACTGCagcaagagcttcaagacggcACATGAACTGGAGAGACACCGGCGAGTGCatacgggcgagaagccctatggctgttCTACCTGCGGGACGAGCTTTGcctggttgtcggggctgcgggagcaccagtgGGTACACATGGGCGAGAAGCcccatggctgctccacctgtggcaagagctttGGCCAGTTGTGGAGGCTGCAGgagcaccagcgggtgcacagcagcGAGCGGCCCTTCTCCTGCTCCATCTGcgacaaaggcttcaagtcgtgcAAGACCCTGAAGGTGCACAGACGCCTGcataccggggagcggccctacatctGCAGCGAgtgtggcaagagcttcacccagtCTGGCaccctgctgtcccaccagcacacccacaccggggagcggccctacacctgcagcgactgcggcaagggcttcaaccattccagcaacctgctggtccaccagcgcacccacaccggggagcgccccttcacctgcacccagtgcagcaagagcttcacccagtccagcagcctgctgtcccaccagcgcacccacaccggcgagcgccccttcacctgcagcgactgtggcaagggcttcatctgCTCCAAtagcctgctgtcccaccagcgggtgcacgacAGCGGCCGTCCCTTctccagcccggtgtgtggaaaACGCTTTTCCATGGACTCCCATGCCTTGTCTCACCagcgcgtgcacaccagtggccagccctacgactgcccgtactgcggtgagTCGCTTGACAGCTcacgggggttgcggcagcacctgCGGGCTCACGCCGGCGATCAGCTGCACCCACTGCGGCAAGAGTTTCAAGAGAGCACGAGGGCTGTGGGAgaaccagcggatacacaccagagagagacccCTTGA